One segment of Triticum aestivum cultivar Chinese Spring chromosome 2A, IWGSC CS RefSeq v2.1, whole genome shotgun sequence DNA contains the following:
- the LOC123187648 gene encoding haloacid dehalogenase-like hydrolase domain-containing protein 3: MAVARLRSAAAARLQPALAGRRRLGTAAAAEAPEAVVGAGSARWEPMGAREYYDYRRAIYGDITHKAILVDAAGTLLAPTEPMAQVYRTVGEKYGVKYSEDEILMRYRQAYAQPWGRSRLRYVDDGRPFWQHIVSSSTGCSDLEYFEELYHYYTTEKAWQLIDPDAKYVFEALRRAGVRTAVVSNFDTRLRPLLQALNCDHWFDAVAVSAEVAAEKPNPTIFLKACELLDVKPEEAVHIGDDRRNDLWGARDAGCDAWLWGSDVHSFKEVAERIGVSVGMGNNM, from the exons ATGGCGGTGGCGCGGCTGCGCTCGGCCGCCGCGGCCCGGCTCCAGCCGgcgctcgcgggccggcggcgcctCGGGACGGCAGCCGCGGCGGAGGCCCCGGAGGCGGTCGTCGGGGCGGGCAGCGCGCGGTGGGAGCCGATGGGCGCGCGGGAGTACTACGACTACCGGCGGGCCATCTACGGCGACATCACGCATAAGGCCATCCTCGTCGACGCCGCCGGCACCCTCCTCGCCCCCACCGAGCCCATGGCCCAG GTGTACAGAACAGTAGGCGAAAAGTATGGGGTGAAGTACTCGGAGGATGAGATCTTGATGAGGTACCGGCAGGCATATGCGCAGCCATGGGGCAGATCGCGGCTTAG GTATGTTGATGATGGGAGGCCCTTTTGGCAACATATAGTTAGTTCTTCTACAGGCTGCTCAGATTTAGAGTACTTTGAGGAACTTTATCATTACTATACAACTGAGAAG GCCTGGCAGCTCATTGACCCTGACGCTAAATATGTTTTCGAAGCATTGAGAAGGGCTGGTGTGAGAACAGCTGTTGTATCCAACTTTGACACCCGTCTCCGCCCACTTTTACAGGCCCTGAATTGTGATCACTGGTTCGATGCAGTTGCTGTATCTGCTGAG GTTGCAGCAGAAAAGCCAAACCCAACAATATTCCTGAAGGCCTGCGAGTTGTTGGACGTGAAGCCTGAAGAGGCTGTGCATATTGGGGACGACCGTCGGAATGATTTGTGGGGAGCTAGGGACGCAGGCTGCGATGCCTGGCTCTGGGGCAGTGATGTTCACTCCTTCAAGGAA GTCGCAGAAAGGATCGGAGTCAGTGTGGGTATGGGCAACAATATGTGA